From a single Rosa rugosa chromosome 7, drRosRugo1.1, whole genome shotgun sequence genomic region:
- the LOC133719689 gene encoding phragmoplastin DRP1A-like isoform X1: MMLYCQSYWCMTACWELMLYVILMQVSTISPLARLKAIYSEAPLPQSVHAVLKELAQKSFNVTSELKQYPTLRVEVGNARFESLDRMKEESKEATMQLVDMECGYLTVEFFRKLPQGIEKGRNPTHSLFDRSI; the protein is encoded by the exons GTGTATGACTGCTTGTTGGGAGCTGATGCTTTATGTGATTCTG ATGCAGGTCAGTACTATCTCACCCCTCGCCAGACTCAAAGCCATCTACAGTGAAGCCCCACTTCCCCAATCG GTTCATGCCGTATTGAAGGAGCTGGCTCAGAAGTCTTTCAATGTGACCTCG GAATTAAAGCAGTATCCCACTTTAAGAGTGGAAGTTGGGAATGCAAGATTTGAATCGCTGGATAGGATGAAAGAAGAGAGCAAGGAAGCAACTATGCAGCTAGTTGATATGGAGTGTGGTTACCTCACCGTTGAATTTTTCCGCAAGCTTCCTCAGGGTATTGAAAAGGGGAGAAATCCGACACACTCACTTTTTGACAGATCGATATAA
- the LOC133719689 gene encoding phragmoplastin DRP1A-like isoform X2, translating to MMLYCQSYWCMTACWELMLYVILVSTISPLARLKAIYSEAPLPQSVHAVLKELAQKSFNVTSELKQYPTLRVEVGNARFESLDRMKEESKEATMQLVDMECGYLTVEFFRKLPQGIEKGRNPTHSLFDRSI from the exons GTGTATGACTGCTTGTTGGGAGCTGATGCTTTATGTGATTCTG GTCAGTACTATCTCACCCCTCGCCAGACTCAAAGCCATCTACAGTGAAGCCCCACTTCCCCAATCG GTTCATGCCGTATTGAAGGAGCTGGCTCAGAAGTCTTTCAATGTGACCTCG GAATTAAAGCAGTATCCCACTTTAAGAGTGGAAGTTGGGAATGCAAGATTTGAATCGCTGGATAGGATGAAAGAAGAGAGCAAGGAAGCAACTATGCAGCTAGTTGATATGGAGTGTGGTTACCTCACCGTTGAATTTTTCCGCAAGCTTCCTCAGGGTATTGAAAAGGGGAGAAATCCGACACACTCACTTTTTGACAGATCGATATAA